Proteins from a genomic interval of Trueperaceae bacterium:
- a CDS encoding nitrous oxide reductase accessory protein NosL: protein MRSRRRQLSWPVSVLIALIALVPIFTFVSPLWHYYFEAPQYPEGLPMQIWANALTGRVDLINGLNHYVGFMTLDAADFWELKALPILISLVTAFGLAAAIVGRKRVFQAWVAYYALFAVLALADFARWLYKFGHTVDPKAAITMEGYTPPMLGTSIFMNFYITAWPGWGGVALAGGLVAAVALLAVMWWRDRIKARRAVAAAAVAGALLLAGCSAPKPAAVVLGQDMCAACNMVVSDARFTSQVVTTTGKVYKFDSVECMVAFLMEGHVAKDQVHSTWVTDYLRPGTWLKAEEARYLQSVKVRSPMGLNLSAYKTLGDLENVRADANGIERRYADLPAILMEAGFLERLAGSGHGHMAPAGMDEAPAVEGAHP from the coding sequence GATCGCCCTCGTCCCGATCTTCACGTTCGTGTCGCCCCTGTGGCACTACTACTTCGAGGCGCCACAGTACCCCGAGGGCTTGCCCATGCAGATCTGGGCCAACGCCCTCACCGGCCGGGTCGACCTCATCAACGGCCTCAACCACTACGTCGGCTTCATGACCCTCGACGCGGCCGACTTCTGGGAGCTCAAGGCCCTACCCATCCTGATCTCGTTGGTCACGGCGTTCGGCCTGGCCGCCGCCATCGTGGGCCGCAAGCGCGTCTTCCAGGCGTGGGTGGCCTACTACGCTCTCTTCGCCGTGCTCGCCCTCGCCGACTTCGCGCGCTGGCTCTACAAGTTCGGTCACACCGTCGACCCGAAGGCCGCCATCACCATGGAGGGCTACACCCCGCCCATGCTGGGCACCAGCATCTTCATGAACTTCTACATCACCGCCTGGCCGGGTTGGGGCGGCGTGGCGTTGGCGGGCGGGCTCGTCGCCGCCGTCGCCCTGTTGGCCGTCATGTGGTGGCGCGACCGCATCAAGGCGCGGCGCGCCGTCGCGGCGGCCGCGGTGGCCGGGGCGCTGCTCCTCGCCGGCTGCTCGGCGCCCAAACCCGCCGCCGTCGTCCTCGGCCAGGACATGTGCGCCGCCTGCAACATGGTCGTGTCCGACGCCCGCTTCACCTCGCAGGTGGTGACCACGACCGGCAAGGTCTACAAGTTCGACTCGGTCGAATGCATGGTGGCGTTCCTCATGGAGGGCCACGTGGCCAAGGATCAGGTCCACTCCACCTGGGTGACCGACTACCTCAGGCCCGGCACCTGGCTCAAGGCAGAGGAGGCGCGCTACCTGCAGAGCGTGAAGGTCCGCAGCCCCATGGGCCTCAACCTGTCGGCGTACAAGACCCTTGGCGACCTCGAGAACGTGCGCGCCGACGCCAACGGCATCGAGCGGCGCTACGCGGACCTGCCCGCCATCCTGATGGAAGCCGGCTTCCTGGAGCGGCTGGCGGGCAGCGGCCACGGTCACATGGCGCCGGCCGGCATGGACGAGGCGCCCGCGGTCGAGGGCGCCCACCCTTGA